Proteins encoded by one window of Halobacteriovorax sp. DA5:
- a CDS encoding HRDC domain-containing protein, with the protein MYENLKVLRSKLAKQKRTQAFKIFPDKTLMEMAAQRPQTLDDLESIYGVGP; encoded by the coding sequence ATGTATGAGAATTTAAAAGTTCTACGCTCTAAACTTGCCAAACAGAAACGCACACAGGCCTTTAAGATTTTTCCAGACAAGACTCTTATGGAGATGGCCGCCCAACGCCCACAAACTCTCGATGATCTCGAAAGTATCTATGGGGTTGGACCTA